From a single Candidatus Neomarinimicrobiota bacterium genomic region:
- a CDS encoding tyrosine recombinase XerC, with product MSESMTDLIDSYLIHLEKERSYSQNSIKAYGTDLAQFSRFMIEYSGKTAPGVSSVDKTTVKHYLDFLVKKDLVKRTVARKLASLKSFFKYLVQTDRLGTNPAASVRGPKQPQKLPKFLDKRIVEKLMEIPGTETWEELRDKAILELFYSTGIRLGELVGMKIGDFDTRDNLVKVRGKGNKERLVPLGSTASESIQAYLKERVAAEGDYGSSDPLFISNRLTAIAPRTVQNRLKRWFDQIAEGTKFTPHMLRHTFATHLLDSGADIRAVKELLGHSSLSSTQIYTHLKVEKMKKAFDQAHPHAS from the coding sequence ATGAGTGAATCAATGACCGACCTCATCGATAGCTACCTGATCCATCTGGAGAAGGAGCGAAGCTACTCACAGAATTCCATCAAAGCGTACGGAACAGACTTGGCTCAATTCAGCCGCTTTATGATTGAATACAGCGGTAAAACGGCTCCGGGAGTCTCTTCAGTGGATAAAACAACGGTGAAGCATTACCTCGATTTTCTGGTGAAAAAGGATCTTGTGAAGAGAACGGTGGCGAGGAAGCTGGCGTCACTGAAATCCTTCTTCAAGTATCTTGTGCAGACTGACAGACTTGGAACAAATCCGGCGGCGTCTGTAAGGGGGCCGAAACAGCCGCAGAAGCTGCCCAAGTTTCTGGACAAGAGGATCGTAGAGAAGCTTATGGAGATTCCCGGAACAGAGACGTGGGAGGAGCTTAGAGATAAGGCTATCCTTGAACTTTTTTACTCTACCGGCATTCGCCTGGGTGAGCTAGTCGGGATGAAGATAGGTGATTTTGATACAAGAGACAACTTAGTGAAGGTTCGAGGCAAGGGAAATAAGGAGAGGCTCGTACCGCTGGGTAGTACAGCTTCTGAGTCCATTCAGGCTTATCTGAAAGAGAGGGTGGCGGCCGAGGGGGATTACGGCAGCAGTGATCCTCTTTTCATCTCCAACCGGCTTACGGCAATTGCTCCGCGAACAGTCCAGAACCGTCTGAAGCGATGGTTCGATCAGATTGCTGAAGGGACGAAATTCACTCCTCATATGCTACGCCACACCTTTGCCACACATCTTCTCGATAGTGGTGCTGATATCAGGGCGGTGAAAGAGCTACTTGGGCACTCCAGTCTCTCTTCAACCCAGATATACACGCATCTGAAAGTTGAGAAGATGAAGAAAGCTTTCGATCAGGCGCATCCGCATGCTAGCTGA
- the pckA gene encoding phosphoenolpyruvate carboxykinase (ATP) yields MDLSYLGLDSVGEVRRNTPPEILVEMAITRGEGKIGMNGALMVDTGKYTGRSPNDRFIVEEPSSSSNVWWGPVNMPVSEEVFNTLFAKVIDFYNINEDGEGILLFDGFAGSDPDTTMPVRFIAKKSWQAIFVNNMFIRPTADQLSHFRPEFTVINASPVIDEAWQEHGLHSETFIIFNLERGIAIIGGSEYGGEMKKGIFSIMNYYLPLKGILTMHCAANVDMDGQNCALFFGLSGTGKTTLSTDPNRLLVGDDEHGWSDSGIFNLEGGCYAKAINLTQEAEPGIWGAIKQGALLENVVFDEDSLQVDFSDGSKTENTRICYPIDHIEASVYVREGTSIVGHPRNILFLSCDAYGVLPPVSRLTPEQAMYHFISGYTAKVAGTERGITDPQATFSPCFGGPFLTLPPLDYAKLLKEKMEVHDTKVYLINTGWSGGSATSGAKRMPLASTRAMVTSILTGSIEVSKFITEPVFGLSVPTSIEGVDPTILMPRETWSDGEAYDQTAAGLTAKFRKNFKKYAVEKPDLEMAGPLVTDVE; encoded by the coding sequence ATGGATTTGAGTTATCTGGGATTGGATTCGGTTGGTGAAGTGCGGCGCAATACCCCTCCGGAGATTCTGGTGGAGATGGCGATCACTCGCGGAGAGGGGAAGATCGGCATGAATGGGGCGTTGATGGTGGATACAGGAAAGTATACAGGCCGTTCACCAAACGATCGATTTATCGTTGAAGAGCCGTCCAGTTCATCCAATGTCTGGTGGGGGCCGGTGAATATGCCAGTTTCCGAGGAAGTGTTCAATACTCTTTTCGCGAAAGTAATCGACTTCTATAATATTAACGAGGACGGTGAGGGGATTCTTCTGTTCGACGGTTTTGCCGGTTCCGATCCGGACACAACAATGCCGGTACGTTTCATTGCCAAGAAGTCGTGGCAAGCTATCTTTGTCAACAATATGTTTATTCGCCCTACCGCTGATCAGTTGAGCCACTTCCGGCCCGAGTTCACTGTGATTAACGCTTCACCGGTGATAGATGAAGCGTGGCAGGAACACGGTCTCCATTCAGAGACGTTTATTATTTTCAATCTCGAGAGGGGCATTGCCATAATAGGCGGCTCCGAGTACGGCGGCGAGATGAAGAAAGGGATATTCTCCATCATGAACTACTATCTGCCGCTCAAGGGGATTCTGACGATGCACTGTGCCGCTAATGTGGATATGGACGGTCAAAACTGTGCCCTCTTCTTCGGACTGTCCGGTACGGGGAAAACTACCCTCTCTACTGATCCGAACCGCCTTCTGGTGGGGGATGACGAGCATGGATGGTCAGACAGCGGGATTTTCAATCTCGAGGGAGGATGCTACGCCAAAGCCATCAACCTGACGCAGGAAGCTGAACCAGGCATTTGGGGCGCTATTAAGCAAGGTGCCCTTCTTGAGAATGTTGTTTTTGATGAAGATTCGCTTCAGGTCGATTTTTCTGACGGGAGCAAGACAGAAAATACAAGGATCTGTTATCCCATCGATCATATCGAAGCCTCTGTTTACGTCAGGGAGGGGACCAGCATCGTAGGTCATCCCAGGAATATTCTTTTTCTTTCGTGTGATGCGTACGGTGTTCTGCCGCCAGTTTCACGGCTTACACCTGAGCAGGCAATGTATCATTTCATCAGCGGCTATACAGCGAAAGTTGCCGGGACAGAAAGAGGCATTACCGATCCTCAGGCAACGTTTTCTCCCTGTTTTGGCGGCCCTTTCCTGACCCTTCCGCCGCTGGACTACGCAAAACTGCTGAAGGAGAAAATGGAGGTTCACGATACCAAGGTATACCTCATCAATACGGGCTGGAGTGGCGGATCGGCAACCTCAGGAGCTAAACGAATGCCGCTAGCCTCTACCCGTGCAATGGTAACTTCCATTTTGACTGGAAGCATCGAGGTGTCAAAATTTATTACTGAGCCGGTCTTCGGTCTGTCCGTGCCGACTTCCATCGAAGGCGTCGATCCCACCATTCTGATGCCCAGAGAAACTTGGAGTGATGGTGAGGCCTATGATCAAACGGCGGCCGGATTAACAGCTAAATTCAGGAAAAACTTTAAGAAATACGCTGTGGAAAAACCTGATCTCGAAATGGCTGGTCCTTTAGTCACAGATGTAGAATAG
- a CDS encoding nucleotidyltransferase family protein, whose amino-acid sequence MKVIIPVAGLGSRLLPHTKRRQKCLLPVAGKPVLDHIIDPFVAQDFDEIVLVTGHLEDQLRDYVNRFDAEFTFVRQKKALGLGHAIFQGLKEEDSPVMIQLGDVIYDIDFTRFCSSGKHKIAVDEVPDPERFGIVEIENEIIKRVLEKPENPPTNLAIVGLYYLESQKPLWQAIKHLMDHNITTKGEIQLADAFQMMIESGEIIAYEKVSSWFDCGVPETFLSTNRALLSPGNSEVEGSQIIEPVSMGEDCTIVNSTVGPYVTLMNGSQIINSEISDAIVLWNGKVENTVVRHAIVPEG is encoded by the coding sequence ATGAAAGTCATCATTCCAGTTGCAGGACTCGGTTCACGGTTACTCCCACATACGAAGAGAAGGCAGAAGTGTCTTCTGCCGGTGGCGGGCAAGCCGGTTCTTGATCACATAATTGATCCTTTCGTGGCCCAGGACTTCGATGAAATTGTGCTGGTAACTGGTCATCTGGAGGATCAACTGAGAGATTACGTTAACAGATTTGATGCTGAGTTTACTTTCGTTCGTCAGAAAAAAGCACTCGGCCTGGGACATGCCATTTTCCAAGGGCTCAAAGAAGAGGATAGTCCCGTTATGATACAACTGGGAGACGTTATCTACGATATCGACTTTACCCGCTTCTGTTCATCTGGGAAGCATAAGATCGCCGTGGATGAAGTGCCGGATCCCGAACGTTTCGGAATCGTCGAGATTGAGAATGAAATCATCAAGAGAGTACTTGAGAAACCCGAGAATCCACCTACAAATCTTGCCATCGTCGGGTTATATTACCTGGAATCTCAGAAACCACTCTGGCAGGCGATTAAACACCTCATGGACCACAACATCACCACAAAAGGGGAGATACAACTTGCAGATGCCTTTCAGATGATGATTGAATCTGGCGAGATAATTGCTTACGAAAAAGTCTCCAGTTGGTTTGACTGTGGTGTGCCTGAGACATTTTTGTCAACGAATCGAGCCCTCCTTTCTCCGGGTAACAGTGAGGTGGAAGGATCGCAAATAATCGAGCCAGTCAGCATGGGGGAGGACTGTACTATAGTCAATTCCACGGTAGGCCCATATGTGACACTGATGAATGGTTCTCAGATAATCAATTCCGAAATCAGCGACGCCATCGTCCTCTGGAACGGCAAGGTGGAGAATACCGTTGTTCGACACGCAATAGTACCGGAGGGATAA
- the lspA gene encoding signal peptidase II, translating into MSPLIYSLAVVIADQATKYIARIQLSHHDSISVLGNFFRLTYVENSGIAFGINFEGGSVLFTVLHSIATVVVFGYLWASREKGFPFRFSLALILGGAVGNLTDRFIFGKVVDFFHFSIGQYSWPVFNVADSSVTVGMILFLYISIFRSGESQVAA; encoded by the coding sequence TTGAGCCCACTTATCTATTCCCTGGCGGTTGTTATCGCCGACCAGGCGACTAAGTATATTGCCCGTATACAGTTGAGTCATCATGATTCTATTTCTGTACTCGGCAATTTTTTCCGGCTGACCTATGTGGAGAACTCAGGTATCGCTTTCGGCATAAACTTTGAGGGAGGAAGTGTTTTGTTTACCGTTCTCCACTCCATTGCGACTGTTGTAGTTTTTGGTTATCTATGGGCCTCCCGCGAAAAGGGATTTCCATTCAGGTTTTCATTGGCTCTGATCCTTGGCGGCGCGGTGGGCAATCTCACTGACCGATTCATTTTTGGCAAAGTGGTCGACTTCTTTCACTTCAGCATTGGGCAATATTCCTGGCCTGTTTTCAACGTTGCCGACTCCTCTGTTACTGTCGGAATGATTCTTTTTCTCTATATTTCCATCTTTCGTTCCGGCGAGAGCCAAGTCGCTGCCTGA
- a CDS encoding class I tRNA ligase family protein: protein MLEKVNPKVDFIALEHEMLDYWKKNDVFQKLVAANNGKEKWSFIDGPITANNPMGVHHAWGRTYKDVFQRYHAMKGYDLRYQNGFDCQGLWVEVEVEKEMNFKSKKDIEQYGIAAFVNKCKERVLRYSAVQTQQSVRLGYWMQWNDIEQLNWLADRLIENPEETVTIDGPEGPVTDTVENIVGRLGMPELGGSYYTFSHENNYMIWRALKTCHENGWLYRGADSMPWCPRCATGISQHEIVTDGYAEITHRSVTLKFPLREMPGEALLIWTTTPWTLTSNVAAAVGPELDYVKVKMKESGEILYLSKDATAILGSDHEVLQELKGSEMVGWTYDGPFDELPAQQNPGGWTEMKGVIENITVSASEAHRVIPWDEVGAEEGTGIVHIAPGAGAEDFSLGKEHGLPVIAPLDDEGYVVDGFGWLTQMSVSEVSQPIFDNLNEKGVLYNVEEYIHRYPTCWRCKTELVFRLVDEWFISMDELRPLMMEITRQIRWIPGFGMDRELDWLKNMHDWMISKKRYWGLALPIWECDSCDHWTVVGDEVELKEKAVAGYEEFAGHTPHRPWIDSVKLGCEKCDSEMTRVPDVGNPWLDAGIVSFSTLRYRQDPDYWNKWYPADWISESFPGQFRNWFYSMLVMGAIIDKSPSFMNNFGYATLWAEDGRPMHKSWGNSIEFNEAADKMGVDVMRWIYCLQNPEQNLLFGYGPAKEIRRRLITLWNVYSFFVTYASLDDFYPAKVEVSDDDYTQLDKWITSRINQLMLVAEESYGSFRIERFMRKVDRFLDDLSNWYVRRNRRRFWKGEHDGDKNAAYLTLYNVLHDLIRLLAPIIPFVTERIYQNIVRNLHESAPESVHLCDYPVADPSKIDEALVSEVDAVIKIVEMGRHARNKANLKIRQPLAKLEYATPDKTFSAAVLQNKDQILEELNVKAVKEVSSTKELISYCLEPNLALLGQKYGKKVEHIRQLLDGAEYDEVVAAVRAEREVTFSDDGDTFALLPEEILIKEVPLDNKSVVSDLNLTVGISTELTEDLIQEGLVRDMIRQVQNMRKEADFNVEDRILVTYQMGEEIGSALEAYQAYFCQEVLAVDLKGGAVTGEFSKDVEVRGETVTFGISRVLSN from the coding sequence ATGCTGGAAAAAGTTAATCCAAAAGTCGATTTTATAGCTCTTGAGCATGAAATGCTCGATTACTGGAAAAAAAATGATGTCTTCCAAAAACTGGTAGCGGCGAATAACGGCAAGGAGAAATGGTCCTTCATTGATGGTCCTATTACAGCCAATAATCCTATGGGTGTTCACCATGCTTGGGGGCGCACTTACAAAGACGTCTTCCAGCGATACCATGCCATGAAAGGGTACGATCTGCGCTATCAGAATGGCTTCGACTGCCAGGGACTCTGGGTGGAAGTGGAAGTCGAGAAGGAGATGAATTTCAAGAGTAAAAAGGATATTGAACAATATGGCATCGCTGCCTTTGTGAATAAGTGCAAAGAGCGAGTATTACGCTACTCTGCTGTGCAGACTCAGCAGTCGGTCCGCTTGGGCTATTGGATGCAATGGAACGATATCGAACAGTTAAACTGGTTGGCCGATCGTCTCATAGAAAATCCGGAAGAGACTGTTACGATTGACGGTCCGGAAGGGCCGGTTACCGACACGGTTGAGAATATTGTGGGAAGACTGGGCATGCCTGAACTGGGCGGTAGTTACTACACTTTTTCCCATGAGAACAATTATATGATCTGGCGTGCACTGAAGACGTGCCACGAGAACGGCTGGCTTTATCGCGGTGCTGATTCCATGCCGTGGTGTCCGCGATGTGCAACCGGAATCAGCCAGCACGAAATCGTCACAGACGGTTATGCCGAAATCACCCACCGCAGTGTCACTCTGAAGTTTCCTCTCAGAGAGATGCCGGGGGAAGCGCTTCTTATCTGGACTACGACGCCGTGGACGCTCACCAGCAACGTGGCTGCTGCAGTTGGTCCCGAGCTGGATTATGTCAAGGTAAAAATGAAGGAGTCAGGCGAGATTCTCTATCTAAGCAAGGACGCCACAGCTATTCTGGGCAGCGATCATGAGGTGCTGCAGGAACTCAAGGGGAGCGAGATGGTCGGATGGACGTATGACGGACCTTTTGATGAGTTGCCTGCTCAGCAGAATCCGGGCGGGTGGACAGAAATGAAAGGTGTTATCGAGAACATTACTGTCAGTGCGAGCGAAGCGCACCGCGTCATTCCGTGGGATGAGGTAGGCGCTGAAGAGGGGACAGGGATTGTGCATATTGCACCCGGCGCCGGTGCTGAAGACTTCAGCCTGGGGAAAGAACACGGTCTGCCTGTCATCGCGCCGTTGGATGACGAAGGTTATGTTGTGGACGGTTTCGGATGGCTTACGCAAATGTCGGTGTCTGAAGTGTCTCAACCTATCTTTGATAATCTGAATGAGAAAGGTGTTCTCTACAACGTAGAGGAATACATCCACCGCTATCCCACCTGCTGGCGGTGTAAGACAGAACTGGTTTTTCGCCTTGTTGATGAGTGGTTTATCAGCATGGACGAGTTGCGCCCGCTCATGATGGAGATTACGCGTCAGATTCGCTGGATCCCCGGTTTCGGTATGGACCGGGAGCTTGACTGGCTAAAGAATATGCACGATTGGATGATCTCAAAAAAGCGCTACTGGGGTTTGGCACTGCCCATCTGGGAATGTGACTCGTGTGATCATTGGACAGTTGTTGGAGATGAAGTTGAATTAAAGGAAAAAGCGGTAGCCGGTTACGAGGAGTTTGCAGGACACACGCCACATCGTCCCTGGATCGATTCGGTGAAACTCGGTTGTGAGAAATGCGATAGTGAAATGACACGGGTGCCTGATGTAGGTAATCCGTGGCTGGATGCGGGCATCGTCAGTTTCAGCACGCTTCGTTACCGGCAGGATCCGGACTACTGGAATAAGTGGTATCCGGCAGACTGGATCAGCGAAAGTTTTCCCGGTCAATTCAGAAACTGGTTTTACAGTATGCTGGTGATGGGTGCGATTATAGATAAGAGCCCTTCATTCATGAACAATTTTGGCTACGCTACCCTCTGGGCCGAAGATGGCCGTCCGATGCATAAAAGCTGGGGTAATTCTATCGAGTTCAACGAAGCCGCCGATAAAATGGGTGTGGACGTCATGCGGTGGATCTATTGTCTCCAGAATCCTGAGCAGAATCTGCTCTTTGGTTACGGCCCCGCAAAAGAAATTCGGCGGCGGCTAATCACCCTCTGGAATGTCTATTCATTCTTTGTCACTTATGCCAGTTTAGATGATTTCTATCCCGCGAAAGTGGAGGTTTCTGATGATGATTATACTCAGCTGGACAAGTGGATTACTTCCAGGATAAATCAGCTGATGCTGGTAGCTGAAGAGTCTTACGGCAGCTTCAGAATCGAGCGCTTCATGCGCAAAGTGGACAGGTTTCTTGACGATCTCTCAAATTGGTATGTCAGGCGCAATCGCCGCCGCTTCTGGAAGGGAGAGCACGATGGCGATAAGAATGCAGCGTATCTCACATTGTACAACGTTCTTCACGACCTGATCCGCTTGCTGGCACCTATCATTCCATTTGTGACGGAAAGGATTTATCAAAACATTGTTCGCAATCTTCATGAGAGTGCTCCCGAGAGTGTTCATCTGTGTGATTATCCTGTTGCTGATCCCTCTAAGATTGATGAAGCTCTAGTGAGTGAAGTTGATGCCGTAATAAAAATCGTAGAAATGGGGCGTCACGCACGCAACAAGGCCAATCTGAAAATCAGACAGCCGCTGGCTAAACTGGAGTATGCCACCCCGGATAAGACCTTCTCCGCAGCCGTCTTACAAAACAAGGATCAGATCCTGGAGGAACTCAACGTGAAAGCTGTTAAAGAGGTTTCGTCTACGAAAGAGCTGATCTCTTACTGTCTCGAGCCGAATCTCGCTCTTTTGGGTCAGAAGTACGGCAAGAAGGTTGAGCATATCAGGCAGCTGCTTGACGGTGCGGAATACGATGAGGTCGTTGCCGCCGTTCGCGCTGAGAGAGAGGTAACCTTTTCTGATGACGGTGACACATTCGCTCTATTGCCCGAAGAGATACTCATTAAAGAGGTTCCGCTGGATAACAAATCAGTCGTTAGCGATCTTAACTTGACAGTCGGCATCTCTACGGAACTTACCGAAGACCTAATCCAGGAAGGTCTAGTGAGGGATATGATTCGCCAGGTGCAGAACATGCGCAAGGAAGCGGACTTCAACGTGGAAGACCGAATATTAGTGACCTATCAGATGGGTGAAGAAATAGGATCAGCTCTGGAGGCGTATCAGGCTTACTTCTGCCAGGAGGTTCTGGCAGTTGATCTGAAGGGAGGTGCGGTAACTGGAGAATTCAGTAAAGATGTGGAAGTTCGGGGGGAAACAGTTACATTTGGTATTTCAAGAGTGTTATCAAATTAA
- a CDS encoding TraR/DksA C4-type zinc finger protein, whose product MARKKLTKKKLEIFEKIIIEKQDQALAEMGYIKDRSIDAQANLDSTARDSNYAYHMADVGTDSHEREKSFLWYTRENNFIRYLDEALERIKEGTFGFCSVCNEPIAEERLKEVPHTQHCVSCKNKSNN is encoded by the coding sequence ATGGCTAGGAAAAAGCTGACAAAAAAGAAGTTAGAAATTTTCGAAAAGATTATTATTGAAAAGCAGGATCAGGCTCTTGCCGAGATGGGGTACATCAAGGATCGTTCTATTGATGCTCAGGCGAATTTGGATTCCACCGCACGTGATTCTAACTATGCCTACCATATGGCCGATGTAGGGACAGACTCACATGAACGTGAAAAATCTTTTCTCTGGTATACGCGCGAAAACAACTTCATCCGTTATCTGGATGAAGCTCTTGAGCGCATAAAGGAAGGAACCTTCGGATTCTGTTCAGTCTGCAATGAACCTATAGCTGAAGAGAGACTTAAGGAAGTCCCCCATACCCAACATTGTGTAAGCTGTAAGAATAAGAGCAACAATTAG
- the raiA gene encoding ribosome-associated translation inhibitor RaiA: protein MNIEFTSRNFNTTEQVREYALKRLSKIDRYVSKPIACRVTFVSDNSDRRVEIGLSVPGKKLFVKESSGDMMKSIDGAVDKMISRIVKFKETRYSHI from the coding sequence ATGAATATAGAATTTACCTCTCGGAATTTTAATACAACTGAACAGGTAAGAGAATACGCATTGAAGAGGCTGTCTAAAATTGACAGGTATGTGAGCAAACCCATTGCCTGTCGGGTAACTTTTGTGAGTGATAATAGCGACCGCAGGGTCGAGATAGGCCTCTCTGTGCCCGGAAAAAAACTCTTTGTGAAGGAATCATCTGGTGATATGATGAAGTCTATCGATGGAGCTGTTGATAAAATGATAAGCCGGATTGTGAAGTTTAAAGAGACGAGATATAGTCACATTTAA
- a CDS encoding RluA family pseudouridine synthase, giving the protein MNITVDAADIRIDKYLAEEIEILSRTKVKDYITKDNVLVDGSSVKPSYLLRGGETIQLEIEEEGPPGLEAENIPLNIVHEDNDIIVLNKPAGLVVHPGAGNRSGTLVNGLIYHFSHLSSLSGALRPGIVHRLDKNTSGIMVVAKTDLSHIRLARQFADRKVNKKYLALVWGVPEKDEGTVDAPIGRNPRNRQKFGVVEAGRRAVTRYRVVEEFDHLSLVELHPETGRTHQLRVHLAFMGHPVFADEVYSGGLSTVRGFLKETQRSLKSLYSLIERQALHALSLSFTHPSTDELVEFVAPLPDDLHNVLSELEPEYE; this is encoded by the coding sequence ATGAATATCACCGTCGACGCTGCCGATATCCGTATTGACAAGTATCTTGCCGAAGAGATCGAGATTCTCTCCCGGACAAAAGTAAAAGATTATATCACGAAGGATAATGTTCTTGTTGACGGCTCTTCGGTGAAACCGAGCTACCTCCTCCGGGGCGGCGAGACGATCCAGCTTGAGATTGAAGAAGAGGGGCCACCCGGCCTGGAAGCTGAGAATATTCCGCTCAATATTGTTCATGAAGATAACGATATTATTGTTCTCAATAAACCAGCGGGACTGGTAGTGCACCCCGGTGCCGGCAACCGATCCGGGACGCTGGTGAACGGGCTCATTTATCACTTCAGCCACCTCTCTTCACTGTCGGGCGCTTTGCGGCCGGGCATTGTACACCGCCTGGACAAGAATACTTCCGGCATTATGGTAGTTGCGAAAACGGATTTGTCCCATATACGATTAGCGCGCCAGTTCGCTGATCGAAAGGTGAATAAGAAGTATCTGGCGCTCGTGTGGGGGGTTCCCGAAAAGGATGAAGGTACAGTTGATGCACCCATTGGCCGCAACCCCCGGAATCGTCAGAAATTCGGTGTGGTAGAAGCTGGTCGGCGTGCAGTAACGAGATATAGAGTGGTTGAGGAATTCGATCATTTGTCGCTGGTGGAACTTCACCCTGAAACAGGCAGAACGCACCAGCTGAGAGTGCACCTGGCATTCATGGGGCACCCCGTATTTGCTGATGAAGTCTACAGCGGCGGACTATCAACAGTTAGGGGATTTCTGAAGGAGACCCAGAGGTCACTGAAGTCTTTATACAGCCTTATCGAGCGACAGGCACTGCATGCGCTGAGTCTCTCATTTACTCACCCCTCCACGGATGAACTGGTGGAATTCGTTGCGCCGCTACCTGATGATTTACATAATGTCTTGAGTGAACTGGAGCCGGAATATGAGTGA
- a CDS encoding DUF2905 domain-containing protein — translation MMLGKLFLLLSIVFFAMWLLTTYGQTIPILGKLGHLPGDIRVERNGLSLYLPIGSSIVISIVLTVVLRLLSKI, via the coding sequence ATGATGCTTGGTAAACTTTTCTTACTTCTCAGTATCGTCTTTTTCGCCATGTGGCTGCTGACGACCTACGGACAGACTATCCCGATTCTGGGTAAACTGGGTCATCTGCCCGGTGATATCCGCGTGGAACGCAACGGACTGTCTCTCTATCTACCTATCGGTTCATCCATTGTGATAAGTATTGTGCTGACAGTCGTCCTGCGTCTTTTAAGCAAAATATGA